In Alcaligenes faecalis, the sequence TCTTTACGCCTGTCGCCGCAGCCACGCTGGTTTCCACTTGGCTGCGCATGGCCGGCGATATCAGCCGCAGCAGCCTCAGCAGTCATCTTGTAGAGGGTGACCCCTTGGTCATGGAGCGAGCCTCTGCAGGTTTGGCCGGTCTGGCTCGCATTCTGGCTCGTGAATCACAGGTGGCAGCACAGATCAGCGCCTACAACCTGGTGTTTTGGTGCAGTTTGCTGGCCTTGTGTCTGGCTGTGCTGCTGCGTTCTTCGCCACCCAATCCCATCGCGCCCCCCTTTGCCCGGTCTGTATAGGTCCAGGCAGCAAGGCGTTTTTTTAATCAAGGAGATTCATCATGAAATTAGGTTTATGGACATTAGCTTGCACGGCATTGATGGCCTCAGCATCCGCTTGGGCCGCTGACGGTTCTGCCTCCGTACAGGGGCAGGTCTACAGCAAGAGTCGCGCTCAGGTTGTGCAGGAATTGGAGCTGGCACGCGAACAAGGGCTGATCAGCGTAGCGGCGCATGGCTATCCCCACGTGCCGCGCGGCCCTGTTAAAACTCGTGCTCAGGTTGTTCAGGAGTTGCAAGAAGCGCAACAAGCCGGTTTGCTGGACTTCGCAGACGATGAGTATCCCGTCTTGCCTGCCGATGGTACTCATAAGACGCGCCAGCAAGTTGTGCAGGAGCTGGAACAAGCCAAAAAGCAGGGCCGTCTTTTGTATGTAGCCCCATAAGGCTGTACCTAGCTGCCGTTGAGGACGGTGTCTAGCTTGTAAAAAGGGACTGAGCCTGCCTTTACGCAGCCTCAGTCCCTCTTGTTATGACGAAATTGCTTCGGGGGATGAGCTTCAAGCCTTGGCCAGAGGGCTACGCATCAAACGCAAGGCCACCAGTACCGACAAGCTGACTACCACGGCACTGACCAGATAAATCGCTTCCAGCCCCCAGGTTCCTGCCACTGCCCCCAAGGCGGGCCCGGTGATGCCTAAAGAGATGTCCAGAAAGGCAACATAGGCACCCATGGCGACACCTCGGCTCTCGGGTGGGGCGCGGCGCACGGCTTCCACACCAAAACCAGGAAAGGCCAGGGAGTAGCCCCATCCGGTCAAGGCGGCACCCAGGTAGGCAATGGCAGGGTTGTGGGCTCCCCAGATCAGCAAGAGGCCAACAGCTTCCACCAGCACGCATAACAATGCGACGCGTGCTCCGCCCAGCTTGTCGGGTAGATGACCAAAGAACATGCGCGCAGCAATGAAGGCGACGCCAAAGGCAGTGAAGGCCAGCGAAGCATTGCCCCAGTTGCGATCGGCAAAGAGCAGGGCAATAAAGGCGGTCAGACTACCAAAACCGACACTGCACAGCAGCAAGCCCATACCAGCGCCCCAGACCAGACCCAGGACTTTGTAAAAAGGGGTGCGACGCAGCGCGGTGGGGGCGGTGGCACGGACCTTGAGCAGCATCACTAGGGAAATCAATGGCAACAGAGTGACGGCGACGGAGATACCGTTAAAGCCGTAATCCTGGTTGACGGCAACCCCCAACGGAGCACCAATGGCATAGGCGCCGTACATGGCCACACCGACCCAGGCCATGACTTTGCCTGCATTTTGAGGGCCAACCAGACCAATGCCCCAGCTCAAGGCACCCGTCACAATCAGGCTTTCACCGCAGCCCAGCAAGATACGGCCAATCACCAGTACCCAGACCGACAGGGTAGGTGTGCTGACAAAGCTTAAAGAAGCCAGATAGGCCAGACCGGACAAGCACATCACCATCAGTCCCAGCATGACGGCGTGTTTGGAGCCTTGCGTATCAGCCAGATTCCCGGCCCAGGCTCGTGACAGCAAAGCGGCTGCAAATTGAACACCCACAACCAGGCCCACGACCAGCGTGCTCCTATCCAGCACATCGTGTACGTGCAAGGGCAGCACGGGAAGCGGCAGACCGATGCTCAGGAAACTGACGAACACGGCCAGCGTAATAGGCAGCAGCGTTAGAAAAACATTGGCGGCAGGTGGTGACTGCGCCTTCGAGGTGGCTTGCGCCGAATTGGGTACAGACATGAAACACTCCAAACATGAGTAATTGCTCGATATTTGAGATAATATGAATAATTGCTCACATCGAAAACTCGCATTCGGAGTCCCTATGCCAACGCTCCCTCAAGCCCGTCGTATCCCGCGTCAAAGCCGTTCCCGTGCTTTGGTGGAGGCGATTTTGGAGGCAACGGCTCGCGTTTTATCCGAGCGTGGCTATGCCGGTACCAATACCAACGTGGTCGCGGAAGTGGCTGGA encodes:
- a CDS encoding DUF4148 domain-containing protein yields the protein MKLGLWTLACTALMASASAWAADGSASVQGQVYSKSRAQVVQELELAREQGLISVAAHGYPHVPRGPVKTRAQVVQELQEAQQAGLLDFADDEYPVLPADGTHKTRQQVVQELEQAKKQGRLLYVAP
- a CDS encoding arabinose transporter; this encodes MSVPNSAQATSKAQSPPAANVFLTLLPITLAVFVSFLSIGLPLPVLPLHVHDVLDRSTLVVGLVVGVQFAAALLSRAWAGNLADTQGSKHAVMLGLMVMCLSGLAYLASLSFVSTPTLSVWVLVIGRILLGCGESLIVTGALSWGIGLVGPQNAGKVMAWVGVAMYGAYAIGAPLGVAVNQDYGFNGISVAVTLLPLISLVMLLKVRATAPTALRRTPFYKVLGLVWGAGMGLLLCSVGFGSLTAFIALLFADRNWGNASLAFTAFGVAFIAARMFFGHLPDKLGGARVALLCVLVEAVGLLLIWGAHNPAIAYLGAALTGWGYSLAFPGFGVEAVRRAPPESRGVAMGAYVAFLDISLGITGPALGAVAGTWGLEAIYLVSAVVVSLSVLVALRLMRSPLAKA